Part of the Geobacter pickeringii genome, AATAACCGTAACAATCGTCAAAAAACGTCACATACATTCATATACTCAACAGACAACATATAGATATTACTCAATTTGAATATATTTAAAAGCAGGCATAGTCATTGCTTTATGTATGCATATGTTTGAATTTTAGAGTGGGAACCACTCGTGGGAGAAAGGGCAACTGATCGAGCAGGTGGCGATCATCGAGGAAAATGTCCGCCATTTTCCTCCACCGACGGGCATACCCACGGCACACATTCAGCACGGAAAGGAGAACACATGAAACGCACGACCCGCAACATCCTTGCCACAGCGGTACTCCTGGGGCTCTCCCAGCCGCTGGCAGTCTTGGCGGCCGACCCGGACCTGCAGAAGAAGGTCGATTCCATGGAGAAGGAACTGGAGAGCCTGAAGCAGCAGATGAAGGACACGGACCACAAGATAGAAAAAGTCGAAGGGAAGTCCCTCGGAAAATGGCTGACCATTGGCGGCGATTACCGGTTCCGGGTCGATTCGCTGCGGGGGGCAACCAAGGGCTACACCGATGTGAACAGCACGTTCCAAAAAGCAGCCAACCAGTTGCAGGCCAGTTTTTTCGCTAATCCTACAGTTGCCAATGGGCAAGCACTCAGTGGCCTCATGGCTTTTTCCAACAGCATGAAGCAGGCTACCACGTATGGGGCGGCGCAGCAGTTCCTGCAGAATAACCAGGCAATGTTGGGGGGATTACAGAACTTCGCCGTACCGGTCCCCGACTACAAGCCGAAGAACGACACCCTCTACACCAACCGCTTCGGCCTCGACGTCCATGCCAAGGCGACCAAGGACGTGACGGTCAACGTCCGGCTCCTCATGTACAAAACGTTCGGCTCCCAGGATGACGCGGCCGTGACCAACGGCGGAAGCACGCCGTTCTTTGCCGACCGGGTTGGCGTCTTTGACGGCACCCTCGGCCATGTTCCCTCTTCCAGCTATCTCGATGTGGACCGCGCCTATGCCACCTGGTCCAACATCGCCGATCAGCCGATCTGGTTGTCGGTCGGCCGCCGGCCGTCCACGGGCGGAGCGCCGACCAACCTTCGCCTCAACAACGAGCGTCCCGGCAACGGCGGCACCCCGGCGCTGCTGGTGGACTACGCCTTCGACGGGATGACCCTCGGCTGGGCCCCGGACATCGAGGCGCTTCCCGGTGCCTACGCCAAGGTCTGCTACGGTCGCGGGTATGAGAACGGCTTCGTCGGCAACTCCCTCGCCGCCACCAATAGCCTCAGGGACACCGACATGCTCGGCGTCGCCATCATCCCGGTCGACACCGATCCGCTGCGCGTCTGGCTGCAATGGAACCGGGGCTTCAACATCTTCGACTTCCCGGTCATGAAAAACACCGCATTCGGGAACACCGCCCCCTCCGTCAACCTCGGCGACATCGACTGGTACGGAGCCGGTGCCATGAGCACCCTGAAGAACGTTGGCCCGGGCAACCTGAACTTCTTCGGCGACTTCGGCGCGAGCATCACTCACCCCAACAACAACGTTTCCGCCAACGCCGGCTTCCAGGGGCTCCTGACCGGCGGTTTCTTCCAGCCTGAAGCGCCAAGCGACAAGACCGGCTGGGCCGCCTATGTCGGAGCCCGTTACGACTACACCCCGTCCGGCACCAAGCTCGGCTTCGAGTACAACCACGGCTCGAAGAACTGGATCACCTTCACCCCCGCGGCCGACGACATGTGGACCTCCAAGCTGGGAACCCGCGGCAACGTCTATGAAGGCTACCTGATCCAGGAGCTTAACCTGAAGCCGATCTCCTCATACCTGAGCAAGGTCTTCTTCCGTCTCGGGTACCAGTACTACGACTTCGAGTACACCGGCAGCAACAACTGGGTCGGCGCACCGGTCAAGATTGCCGACATCAAGCAGTCTGACATGCTTCTGCTGACCCCGGTAAAATACGCTCAGGACATCTATGCAACATTCGAGGTGCATTTCTAACAGCTCAGTGCTTCCGACACCAATCGGAGCATGAGTGTACCAGGGTCATACCTCTTTTCGGGGGGCTCTTCGCCCCCCGTCATTACCACACGCCGGTCAATCTGTTAACCGGTCAGACAAAAGGAGCAGAACAATGAAAAAGGCAGTATCACTCATCATGGTCGCAGCGCTACTCACCCTTGGCATCGTTTCGTTCTCCGGTGTGGCCAGCGCGGAAGAAGTGAAGATGGTCGGCGTCATCCAGAAGATCGACCTTGCCGCCGGCGGCAAGACGGCCACCGTCACCCTGAAGGACAACAAGTCCGGCAAGAGCGTCGCCATTACCGTCACCGACGATCTGACCCTCGACAAGTTCAAGGATCACCGGATCGTGGAAGGTGACGAGATCCGCTGCAAGTATGAAACCGACGGGGGAAAGAATCACAGCAAGCTCTTCCGGAAAACCGCCGGCTGCTGAGGGTTCGCTGCCGGATTTCCGATGCACTGCGTGCAGCCCCCGAACCGGTGGCTGCAATTTTCTTGCACCATTAATATGGTTATATGAATTATCAACTTTAAGCATTATTACTTCTTCGCACAGTACGAGGTAGCCATGAAAACGAACTTCTCTCTTGCCGCGATGACACTGCTGCTCGCCACGGTCACGACCCACGCTGCGGAACATCCGGGGAAGGAATATCTGGAAAAGAACGGTTACAAGGGACCGGAGAGCTGTGAGACTTGCCACCCCGGGAAGGCAAAGGAATTCCTGGGAACGGTCCACTGGAAGCACGCATCGAAGGTCACGAACGTGGAAAACATCGATCCGAAGCAGGAATACGGGATGAAAAACCGTATTTACACCATGTGCAACGGCAACGACATCGTCAACAACCTCAAGGAGATTCCCAAAACGGCCGACGCCAAATCGGCAAAATTTTCGGGCTGCAACACCTGCCACCCGGGCAACCACCTCTCGGACGTGGGGAGCACGGGACCGGAAGCCGAAGCAGCGGTCGACTGTCTCGTCTGCCATTCCCGCGAGTATGACTTCAGCCAGCGGAAGCCGTTCAGGGATTCCAAAGGGAATGTGGTGCTCGGCCAGGATCGCAGCCTCAAGGCTGCCCTTGCCATTGCCAAGCCGAACGCCAAGAACTGCATGACCTGCCACGAGGCGGCCGGCGGAGGGGTTCTCGTCAAGCGCGGATTCGCCTTTACTCCTGAGACCGACGTCCACGCCGCCAAGGGGATGGTCTGCGTCGACTGCCACAAGACGAAGAACCATCGGATTCCGACCGGCTTTGACCCGAACAACTGGGCCCACGATGGAGCCCGGCTCGCCTGCACCGACTGTCATACCGAAAAACCGCACAAGGACCAGGCATACAACCGGCACACGGCCCGCATTGCCTGCCAGACCTGCCACGTGACCCGGACCGGTGGGGCGTTCGCCAAGGATTTCACCACGTGGGAGAAACTCCCCAGCGGCTACTACGAACCGACCACCCTCCGGAAAGAGGCCAACGAGACCGTCCCTGTCTATAC contains:
- a CDS encoding DUF3373 domain-containing protein — translated: MKRTTRNILATAVLLGLSQPLAVLAADPDLQKKVDSMEKELESLKQQMKDTDHKIEKVEGKSLGKWLTIGGDYRFRVDSLRGATKGYTDVNSTFQKAANQLQASFFANPTVANGQALSGLMAFSNSMKQATTYGAAQQFLQNNQAMLGGLQNFAVPVPDYKPKNDTLYTNRFGLDVHAKATKDVTVNVRLLMYKTFGSQDDAAVTNGGSTPFFADRVGVFDGTLGHVPSSSYLDVDRAYATWSNIADQPIWLSVGRRPSTGGAPTNLRLNNERPGNGGTPALLVDYAFDGMTLGWAPDIEALPGAYAKVCYGRGYENGFVGNSLAATNSLRDTDMLGVAIIPVDTDPLRVWLQWNRGFNIFDFPVMKNTAFGNTAPSVNLGDIDWYGAGAMSTLKNVGPGNLNFFGDFGASITHPNNNVSANAGFQGLLTGGFFQPEAPSDKTGWAAYVGARYDYTPSGTKLGFEYNHGSKNWITFTPAADDMWTSKLGTRGNVYEGYLIQELNLKPISSYLSKVFFRLGYQYYDFEYTGSNNWVGAPVKIADIKQSDMLLLTPVKYAQDIYATFEVHF
- a CDS encoding cytochrome c yields the protein MKTNFSLAAMTLLLATVTTHAAEHPGKEYLEKNGYKGPESCETCHPGKAKEFLGTVHWKHASKVTNVENIDPKQEYGMKNRIYTMCNGNDIVNNLKEIPKTADAKSAKFSGCNTCHPGNHLSDVGSTGPEAEAAVDCLVCHSREYDFSQRKPFRDSKGNVVLGQDRSLKAALAIAKPNAKNCMTCHEAAGGGVLVKRGFAFTPETDVHAAKGMVCVDCHKTKNHRIPTGFDPNNWAHDGARLACTDCHTEKPHKDQAYNRHTARIACQTCHVTRTGGAFAKDFTTWEKLPSGYYEPTTLRKEANETVPVYTWYNKTVANRPEFIGPKGSRKDKSSKIYPFKIFQGKAYFNKKTGQLMAMDFAPPMATGDTLAGVASAAKIQGIKNYEPVPGWQTIYFGSNHLVTKSRALSCNNCHAPNGALNFKELGYSDKEIRKLTSPAIYFEKLAEKQKEEW